The following coding sequences are from one Elusimicrobium minutum Pei191 window:
- a CDS encoding family 1 glycoside hydrolase gives MTKTNNNKQEKKENQKSKDNIIPMVLSLLMLSFCLFLLLSAVQNYYSGLKTQRNKPVEISKSKKTPKPLAFDTEIKFRKFFITAPNAKEVRLLADFNEFGKTPIILTPYKKGYFDTSVALAAGEYKYVFLVDGKEVLDPLNKDIIEYEGREVCVKTVR, from the coding sequence ATGACGAAAACTAATAACAATAAACAAGAAAAAAAAGAAAATCAAAAAAGTAAGGATAATATAATACCCATGGTTTTATCTTTACTTATGCTTTCTTTTTGTTTGTTTTTGCTTCTGTCCGCAGTCCAAAACTATTACAGCGGTCTGAAAACGCAAAGAAATAAGCCTGTTGAAATAAGTAAATCTAAAAAAACGCCTAAGCCGCTTGCATTTGATACCGAAATCAAATTCAGAAAATTTTTTATTACGGCTCCCAACGCTAAAGAAGTAAGACTGCTTGCCGATTTTAATGAATTCGGCAAAACGCCTATTATTTTAACCCCCTATAAAAAAGGATATTTTGACACTTCCGTCGCTCTTGCGGCGGGGGAATATAAGTATGTGTTTTTGGTTGACGGTAAAGAAGTGTTAGACCCTTTGAACAAAGATATTATCGAGTACGAAGGCCGGGAAGTTTGCGTAAAAACGGTGAGATAA
- a CDS encoding adenosine deaminase family protein translates to MPDMDFITKIPKTDLHVHLDGSMRLSTLIELAKKDKIELPDYTEDGLRKKVFKPKYNSLVEYLKGFNYTTLVMQSRSNIERIAYELAKDNIAEGVRYIEVRFAPQLHTAAKMTSEEALRSVAKGLKKAADEHNNSKVVKTGEDIKFYFGIIACAMRSFNENMSPYYRRLLSALSHAPKDEAFAAASMELARTVVRLVNEEHLPIVGFDLAGQEEGYPAEDHKKAYQFVHKHFIRKTVHAGEAYGPESIFQAITDCHANRIGHGTFLFATDMIKDKSIKDRKKYVEDLSTYIASERIGVEVCLTSNLQTNPAIKTISDHPVKEMIKRGLSVSICTDNRLVSNTTVSKELKLLSDNFKLTKQEFRNIIIAGFKGAFFPGNYNDKRTFVRNAVKKYNKLTEEVFK, encoded by the coding sequence ACATTAATTGAATTAGCTAAAAAAGATAAAATAGAACTTCCCGATTATACCGAAGACGGCCTTAGAAAAAAAGTTTTTAAACCTAAATATAACAGTCTTGTAGAATATCTTAAAGGTTTTAACTATACAACTCTTGTTATGCAAAGCCGTTCAAATATTGAACGGATAGCTTACGAACTTGCTAAAGACAATATTGCAGAAGGCGTGAGATATATAGAAGTGCGTTTCGCGCCGCAGTTGCATACGGCTGCTAAAATGACAAGCGAGGAAGCGCTCCGTTCCGTGGCTAAAGGTTTAAAAAAAGCGGCTGATGAGCATAATAACAGCAAAGTTGTTAAAACGGGCGAAGATATTAAATTTTATTTTGGCATTATAGCCTGCGCAATGAGAAGTTTTAATGAAAACATGTCTCCTTATTACAGGCGTTTGCTCAGTGCCTTATCACACGCGCCTAAGGACGAGGCCTTTGCCGCCGCTTCCATGGAACTGGCCAGAACAGTAGTAAGGCTTGTTAATGAAGAGCATTTACCCATTGTAGGTTTTGATCTTGCCGGGCAGGAAGAAGGTTATCCCGCGGAAGACCATAAAAAAGCTTACCAGTTTGTTCACAAACATTTTATAAGAAAAACAGTTCACGCAGGCGAAGCTTACGGGCCGGAATCGATTTTCCAGGCTATTACGGATTGTCACGCCAACCGTATAGGACACGGCACATTTTTATTTGCCACTGATATGATTAAAGACAAAAGCATAAAAGACCGCAAAAAATATGTTGAGGATTTATCCACCTACATAGCCAGTGAGCGTATAGGAGTTGAGGTTTGTTTGACAAGCAATTTGCAAACTAACCCGGCCATTAAAACTATATCTGACCACCCTGTAAAAGAAATGATTAAGCGCGGGCTTTCAGTAAGTATCTGCACGGATAACAGGCTTGTGTCTAACACAACCGTTTCTAAAGAGTTAAAACTTTTGTCAGATAATTTTAAACTTACAAAGCAGGAATTTAGAAATATAATAATAGCGGGTTTTAAAGGGGCTTTCTTTCCGGGTAATTATAATGATAAAAGAACTTTTGTAAGAAACGCCGTAAAAAAGTACAATAAACTCACAGAAGAGGTTTTTAAGTAA
- a CDS encoding chloride channel protein, which translates to MFKDQRGVFLNIIKWFILSTAIGAIVGVAAAAFLFILDHSISTTTSFPFYYVGLPFVFILTSFLSKRVFPKDTDFSTDAAINKINAYKPISLISAAKAFFLPVLTISAGGSAGKEAPCADVGAGLASFSARLLKLSNEDRRKLMICGVSAGFAGVFGVPISGAIFGLEVLWVGYIFYEVMFPALVAGITAYQVTSALGVTYIYHPIPVVPVFTEGFFLKILFAGLFFGLISLLFIEIMKLFRVVFRYISIKFSFFWKAFTGGAILVAVGLLLSPEFLGLGMEETNAILHGSAEPSFALGSLFKMITTAITFSAGGVGGIVTPIFFIGSQAGAVLGEFLQIDPATVAALGVVAVLAGATNAPLASSIMAIELFGPQIAPYAAVCCVISFLVTGQRSVFAKQRVSFDKTISDPELAVSHTHRKRMPVKKASFLKLAKHLIPQEENQHKYVKRKKESGNSSAAAEKTGEKEISKSIFKHLMPKFKEQEQNVDKDEKK; encoded by the coding sequence ATGTTTAAAGACCAGAGGGGCGTTTTCCTTAATATCATAAAATGGTTTATACTTTCAACTGCAATAGGCGCAATAGTAGGTGTAGCGGCCGCGGCCTTTTTATTTATTTTAGACCATTCTATAAGCACCACAACCTCATTTCCGTTTTATTACGTAGGGCTGCCCTTTGTTTTTATATTAACCTCATTTTTATCAAAACGAGTCTTTCCTAAAGATACGGATTTTTCTACAGACGCGGCAATAAACAAAATTAACGCTTATAAACCTATATCGCTTATCTCCGCGGCAAAAGCTTTTTTCCTGCCTGTTTTAACAATATCTGCGGGCGGATCGGCGGGTAAAGAAGCCCCTTGTGCGGACGTAGGGGCAGGCCTTGCCTCTTTTTCCGCCCGTTTGCTAAAACTTTCTAATGAAGACCGCAGAAAATTAATGATTTGCGGCGTGAGCGCCGGCTTTGCGGGAGTATTCGGCGTGCCTATATCGGGCGCGATATTCGGGCTTGAAGTTTTATGGGTAGGTTATATTTTTTATGAGGTAATGTTCCCGGCGCTGGTAGCCGGGATAACAGCTTACCAGGTTACAAGCGCGCTAGGCGTTACATATATTTACCACCCGATACCGGTTGTGCCTGTCTTTACGGAAGGTTTCTTTTTAAAAATACTTTTTGCGGGGTTGTTCTTCGGGCTTATCTCATTATTATTTATAGAAATAATGAAACTTTTTAGAGTTGTTTTCAGATATATATCTATAAAATTTTCTTTTTTTTGGAAGGCTTTTACCGGCGGAGCTATACTTGTAGCAGTGGGACTGCTTTTATCGCCTGAATTTTTGGGGTTAGGCATGGAAGAAACTAACGCTATCTTACACGGCAGCGCGGAGCCTTCCTTCGCGTTAGGTTCCCTGTTTAAAATGATTACAACCGCCATTACATTTTCAGCAGGCGGGGTTGGCGGTATAGTAACACCTATATTTTTTATAGGCTCGCAGGCAGGAGCTGTGTTGGGGGAATTTTTGCAAATTGACCCGGCTACCGTAGCGGCTTTAGGCGTTGTAGCCGTACTGGCGGGAGCTACAAACGCGCCTTTAGCCTCAAGTATTATGGCTATTGAATTATTCGGCCCGCAAATAGCGCCTTACGCCGCAGTTTGCTGTGTTATAAGCTTTTTGGTAACAGGACAAAGAAGCGTATTCGCCAAGCAAAGAGTTTCTTTTGATAAAACAATTTCTGACCCGGAACTGGCAGTATCCCACACACACAGAAAAAGAATGCCCGTTAAAAAAGCCAGTTTTTTAAAACTTGCAAAACACTTAATACCACAAGAAGAAAACCAACACAAATATGTTAAGCGTAAAAAAGAATCTGGCAACTCTTCCGCGGCGGCGGAGAAAACCGGCGAAAAAGAAATTTCTAAAAGCATATTTAAGCATTTAATGCCAAAGTTTAAAGAACAAGAACAAAATGTTGACAAAGACGAAAAAAAATAA
- a CDS encoding YebC/PmpR family DNA-binding transcriptional regulator, translating into MGGHSHWAGIKHKKALLDSKRGKVFTRIIREITIAAKMGGAELENNPRLRKAVEDAKAANMPADNIKRAIMKGTGQLEGATYEEITYEGYGPSSIAVIVDCTTDNKNRTFSEIRKIFTSRGGSIGTTGCVSYMFKKKGLIIINKETISEESLMDIAIEAGADDIKSESEVHEVFTAPESLDIVKKALEEKGVKTESATLTMIPDTETEITDENAAQSIMKMMDELDDHDDTKAVYSNYNIPDEIMEKISK; encoded by the coding sequence ATGGGCGGACATTCACACTGGGCAGGTATTAAACATAAAAAAGCTCTTTTAGACTCTAAAAGAGGCAAAGTTTTTACAAGAATTATAAGAGAAATTACCATAGCGGCCAAAATGGGCGGCGCTGAACTTGAAAATAATCCCCGTCTGAGAAAAGCCGTTGAAGACGCTAAAGCGGCAAACATGCCAGCGGACAATATCAAACGCGCTATCATGAAAGGCACCGGCCAGCTTGAAGGCGCCACTTACGAAGAAATTACCTATGAAGGTTACGGCCCGAGCTCAATAGCCGTTATTGTTGACTGTACTACGGACAATAAAAACCGCACATTCTCAGAAATACGCAAAATTTTTACAAGCAGAGGCGGCAGCATCGGCACCACGGGCTGCGTTTCTTATATGTTTAAGAAAAAAGGCCTTATCATAATTAATAAAGAAACAATATCTGAAGAAAGCCTGATGGATATTGCTATTGAAGCCGGAGCGGACGATATTAAATCCGAAAGTGAAGTGCATGAAGTTTTTACCGCGCCGGAAAGTTTAGATATTGTTAAAAAAGCATTAGAAGAAAAAGGCGTGAAAACAGAATCGGCCACTCTTACAATGATACCCGATACGGAAACGGAAATAACAGATGAAAACGCGGCGCAGTCAATTATGAAAATGATGGACGAACTTGACGATCACGACGATACAAAAGCCGTTTACTCAAACTATAATATACCTGATGAAATAATGGAAAAAATTTCCAAATAA
- a CDS encoding tetratricopeptide repeat protein has translation MKKFLCFLILSAPFFLQAAEPDYGKTFYMDYIKGLLHVSDKKYDKALDHFEKNLKEFPESEFLKTLILQTAIAAGKEDNYEEIAKEVSQYKDKNSLIASAAYSWSKGHLKDALSYYESALALDPENTAILAQYLTLLNGMDSERAVAFLEEYAEKVPELAAVIFQEAGNVNLKRGRTEDALTMYFKATKANPRYAEAYISRAEIYQKQSKLQESLKEYKKLEDMGLADTYVYLRIGTLHVLLKNIPEARKYFEKILSYDPSSILANQFMAAISEDEKNYAAALKYLQAAGDYKTNASKLLQASFYAARMGNAEEASSILDNAYKVSDKSVEVGYFYAVSLQDLGKHKEAVKIFKEILSQTPQYEKARMMYGVSLDALGDNAELEKQMRIVVGQNPANSEALNSLAYALLEQNKKLKEAKKHIDRSLQLKPDDYATIDSLGWYYYKTKDYDKALEYFEKALSKMPDDKVIAGHKGLALYRLGRYKEALPWIIKAEDKKLNKYIKKAEKKSGE, from the coding sequence ATGAAAAAATTTTTATGTTTTTTAATTTTATCCGCGCCGTTTTTTCTACAAGCGGCCGAGCCTGACTACGGCAAAACGTTTTATATGGACTATATAAAAGGCCTTTTGCATGTTAGCGATAAAAAATATGACAAGGCGCTTGATCATTTTGAGAAAAATTTAAAGGAATTTCCCGAGTCCGAGTTTCTAAAAACGCTTATTTTGCAAACTGCAATAGCTGCCGGGAAAGAAGATAACTATGAGGAAATAGCAAAAGAGGTTTCCCAATATAAAGATAAAAACTCTTTAATTGCTTCCGCTGCTTACAGCTGGTCAAAAGGACATTTGAAAGACGCTCTTTCTTATTATGAAAGCGCGCTCGCTTTGGATCCTGAAAATACGGCTATTTTGGCCCAGTATCTTACGCTTTTAAACGGTATGGACAGTGAAAGAGCCGTGGCCTTTTTGGAAGAATACGCCGAAAAAGTGCCCGAACTTGCGGCGGTTATTTTTCAGGAAGCGGGCAATGTTAATTTGAAAAGGGGCCGTACGGAAGACGCTCTTACCATGTATTTTAAAGCAACGAAAGCAAACCCCCGATATGCGGAAGCCTATATAAGCCGGGCTGAAATTTACCAAAAGCAGTCTAAATTACAAGAATCGCTTAAAGAATATAAAAAACTTGAAGACATGGGTTTAGCGGACACGTATGTTTACCTTAGAATAGGAACGCTGCATGTTCTTTTAAAAAATATTCCTGAAGCAAGAAAATATTTTGAAAAAATTTTATCTTATGATCCTTCCAGCATTTTGGCCAACCAGTTCATGGCTGCTATATCGGAGGATGAAAAAAATTATGCTGCCGCTTTAAAATATTTGCAAGCGGCCGGAGATTACAAAACCAATGCTTCAAAACTTTTGCAGGCTTCTTTTTACGCGGCGAGAATGGGAAATGCGGAAGAAGCGTCATCCATTTTAGATAATGCTTACAAAGTATCCGATAAAAGCGTTGAGGTAGGTTATTTTTATGCGGTGTCTTTGCAAGATTTAGGTAAGCATAAGGAAGCTGTTAAAATTTTTAAAGAGATTTTGTCCCAAACTCCGCAATATGAAAAAGCGCGTATGATGTACGGCGTTTCTTTAGACGCTTTGGGCGATAACGCGGAGCTTGAAAAACAAATGAGAATAGTTGTAGGGCAAAATCCCGCTAATTCCGAGGCTCTAAACTCTTTAGCCTACGCGTTGCTTGAGCAAAACAAAAAACTAAAGGAAGCTAAAAAACATATTGACAGATCACTACAGCTTAAGCCTGACGATTATGCAACCATTGATTCACTGGGATGGTATTATTATAAAACTAAAGATTATGATAAAGCGCTTGAATATTTTGAAAAAGCTTTGTCCAAAATGCCGGACGATAAAGTTATAGCTGGGCATAAGGGGCTTGCTCTGTACCGTTTGGGAAGGTATAAAGAAGCTTTGCCGTGGATTATAAAGGCTGAAGATAAAAAGCTAAATAAGTATATAAAAAAAGCAGAAAAAAAATCGGGGGAATAA
- the ruvC gene encoding crossover junction endodeoxyribonuclease RuvC: protein MDNNALTTVLGIDPGLDRTGWAILTRDKNSNIRLTACGLIHSSKDSALPERLEYIFNEIGKLAEAYKPNHVAMEEMFFLKRAITVSQTIQTRGVILLAAHLKGLNINSYSPKKVKSVICGSGTAGKAQIQRMVQLTLKLTKKPEPDDVADAIAIGICHLKTAPLKEKINLQAEFLAKINAAKQQQIKKK from the coding sequence ATGGATAATAACGCTTTAACAACGGTTTTAGGAATTGATCCCGGTTTGGACAGAACAGGCTGGGCAATCCTTACGCGCGATAAAAATTCCAATATCCGTTTAACAGCCTGCGGACTTATACACAGCTCCAAAGATTCCGCTTTGCCCGAACGTCTTGAATATATTTTTAATGAAATAGGCAAACTTGCCGAAGCCTATAAACCTAATCACGTCGCCATGGAAGAAATGTTTTTTTTAAAAAGAGCCATTACCGTAAGCCAAACCATACAGACAAGGGGCGTTATCTTACTTGCCGCGCATCTTAAAGGGCTTAATATTAATTCCTACAGCCCAAAGAAAGTTAAAAGCGTAATCTGCGGCAGCGGAACAGCGGGAAAAGCACAGATACAGCGTATGGTGCAGCTTACTTTAAAACTTACCAAAAAGCCTGAGCCTGACGACGTGGCCGACGCTATTGCAATAGGCATATGCCATTTAAAAACAGCTCCTTTAAAAGAAAAAATTAATTTACAGGCCGAGTTTTTGGCAAAGATAAACGCCGCCAAGCAACAGCAAATTAAAAAGAAATAA
- a CDS encoding acyl-[acyl-carrier-protein] thioesterase, protein MTELEFKPRYYEAALDDSIPVHMLCNYLQEGAGQDANNLSFGREQIGEHGVAWVLSRMQIELINKAVLGKKLKVKTWPSFSEKIISRREYIITDEDGKIILKCSSWWLILNLNTRKITRIPQHMLDLNTEKPDFMVEEGNFKLKTPQDAKPVFSKDFLVRLEDIDCNGHVNNTHYIAWAIETLPAEVVKNKTIKSLRINFKSECIDGNKIKSFVYDNGNSEYIHELVREDDGKEVFRLVSNWQ, encoded by the coding sequence ATGACGGAATTAGAATTTAAACCGAGATATTACGAAGCGGCTCTTGACGACAGTATACCTGTTCATATGCTTTGTAATTATCTTCAGGAAGGAGCCGGGCAGGACGCGAATAATCTTTCCTTTGGGCGGGAACAAATAGGCGAGCACGGCGTAGCATGGGTATTAAGCCGCATGCAGATTGAGCTTATTAATAAAGCGGTTTTGGGTAAAAAACTTAAAGTAAAAACATGGCCCAGCTTTTCTGAAAAAATAATAAGCAGAAGAGAATATATTATTACTGATGAAGATGGAAAAATAATTTTAAAATGTTCTTCCTGGTGGCTTATATTAAATTTAAACACCCGTAAAATAACCCGTATTCCTCAGCATATGCTTGATTTAAATACTGAAAAACCGGATTTTATGGTTGAAGAAGGCAACTTTAAATTAAAAACGCCTCAGGACGCTAAACCTGTTTTTTCAAAAGACTTTTTGGTTCGTTTGGAGGATATTGACTGCAACGGGCATGTTAATAACACACATTATATAGCCTGGGCTATCGAAACGCTTCCCGCGGAGGTTGTTAAAAATAAAACGATTAAAAGTTTAAGAATAAATTTTAAGTCAGAGTGTATTGACGGAAATAAAATAAAATCCTTTGTTTATGATAACGGCAACAGCGAATATATTCACGAACTTGTAAGAGAAGATGACGGGAAAGAAGTTTTCAGGCTGGTTTCAAACTGGCAATAG
- the tsaB gene encoding tRNA (adenosine(37)-N6)-threonylcarbamoyltransferase complex dimerization subunit type 1 TsaB, with product MKENIILAVDTTSSPLLVCLKKGKNKAISIKKNGVKQEEYLFPAIKKALAKENISLKDVTKVFYVRGPGRFTGIRIGLTLAGMLRGLTGAEACSATMFEVLYLQTQNSKEFKTWIKNNLGGKAAVVLHAFREEYFLQIFDGSEPRWFDKEEMFAFMASYNAPLFVTGFDKEKTSLNEMFAGAKYTLGSAKLCSVNKNSLINMALITGFEKNTLEPLYLKPARFELGK from the coding sequence ATGAAAGAAAATATTATTTTAGCCGTGGACACAACGTCATCCCCTCTTTTAGTATGTTTAAAAAAGGGGAAAAACAAAGCCATAAGCATTAAAAAGAACGGCGTTAAACAGGAAGAATATTTATTCCCCGCTATTAAAAAAGCGTTAGCTAAGGAAAACATTTCTTTAAAAGACGTTACCAAAGTTTTTTATGTGCGCGGCCCGGGCAGATTTACGGGTATAAGAATAGGCCTTACTCTTGCCGGCATGCTGCGCGGTTTAACTGGCGCGGAAGCCTGCAGCGCCACAATGTTTGAAGTGCTCTACCTGCAAACACAAAATTCCAAAGAATTTAAAACCTGGATTAAAAACAACCTCGGCGGCAAAGCCGCGGTTGTGTTGCATGCTTTCAGGGAAGAATATTTTTTACAAATTTTTGACGGAAGCGAACCGCGCTGGTTCGACAAAGAAGAAATGTTTGCTTTTATGGCTTCATATAACGCGCCGCTTTTTGTTACGGGGTTTGACAAGGAAAAAACTTCTTTAAATGAAATGTTCGCGGGTGCTAAATATACATTAGGGTCCGCTAAACTTTGCTCGGTTAATAAAAATTCTTTAATAAACATGGCTTTAATAACCGGTTTTGAAAAGAACACTTTAGAACCTTTATACCTAAAACCCGCGCGGTTTGAGTTGGGAAAATGA
- the rimI gene encoding ribosomal protein S18-alanine N-acetyltransferase gives MIEISEAKLSLVKEIAGVEFSQPYGALWGVKGFKSEFENKFAHILTALKDGKVIGFISVRAVADTAELLNLAVLPVQTKKGAASKLLDAMFNRLKNLGVKTVTLEVNETNLPAVNLYKKFGFKVIGKRGKFYNGVQDALLMKADL, from the coding sequence ATGATAGAAATATCAGAAGCTAAACTGTCTTTGGTAAAAGAAATAGCGGGGGTGGAATTTTCACAGCCGTACGGCGCGCTTTGGGGTGTAAAAGGTTTTAAGTCCGAGTTTGAAAATAAATTTGCCCACATTTTAACCGCGCTTAAGGACGGTAAGGTTATTGGTTTTATAAGCGTGCGCGCGGTGGCTGACACGGCCGAACTTTTAAACCTTGCCGTTTTGCCCGTGCAGACCAAAAAGGGGGCGGCTTCCAAACTTTTGGACGCCATGTTTAACCGTTTAAAAAATTTAGGGGTAAAAACGGTTACTCTTGAAGTTAATGAAACCAACCTGCCCGCCGTTAATTTATATAAAAAGTTTGGTTTTAAAGTTATAGGAAAAAGGGGAAAGTTTTACAACGGCGTTCAAGACGCGTTGTTAATGAAAGCAGATTTATGA
- a CDS encoding type IV pilin protein — translation MKTGFTLIELLVVVLIIGILAAIALPQYTSAVEKSRASEALILGKNIVDSLQRYNLQTGEWTNDFSNLDIEIPSGYTASGDLAKSKNFKIQLDTLQATLPPAIRIIKLNSAGSNTDYYFYWIVDKNYRTCNVFPNSAIGMRLCKSYGGEVVNGAYVF, via the coding sequence ATGAAAACAGGGTTTACATTAATAGAGTTGCTTGTGGTGGTTTTAATTATAGGCATATTGGCCGCTATTGCGTTGCCGCAGTACACCTCCGCGGTAGAAAAAAGCCGAGCTTCCGAAGCACTTATATTAGGCAAGAATATTGTTGATTCTTTACAGCGTTATAATTTACAAACCGGGGAATGGACCAACGACTTCTCCAACTTAGATATTGAAATTCCGTCGGGATATACTGCAAGTGGAGATTTGGCTAAAAGCAAAAATTTCAAAATACAGCTTGACACTTTGCAAGCAACGCTTCCGCCTGCTATCAGAATTATAAAGTTGAACTCCGCAGGTTCCAACACGGACTACTATTTTTACTGGATTGTTGATAAAAATTACCGCACATGCAATGTTTTTCCAAACAGTGCCATTGGAATGCGGTTATGCAAATCTTACGGCGGAGAAGTGGTAAACGGCGCATATGTGTTTTAG
- a CDS encoding TatD family nuclease-associated radical SAM protein — MQIKEISIVYRFKNSLYINLTNRCPNLCVFCIKSKWEMRFEGYNLNLEGKEPSAQEVVAKIHGELAKASVEQIVFCGYGEPTVKLPVLTEICDILNAEMKEGKIGKSIIRLNTIGLGNKIWGRDIVPDLQGRIKQIYISLNSNKPEQWAKLVRPAKGYEDGFESVVGFIKNCIGKFDKVVVSTVEGLGVDTQDMGNFVKELGAEFYVRSFLDDEN; from the coding sequence ATGCAGATAAAGGAAATTTCTATAGTATACCGTTTTAAAAACTCACTTTATATTAACCTGACAAACAGGTGTCCCAATCTTTGTGTTTTTTGTATAAAATCAAAGTGGGAAATGCGTTTTGAAGGGTATAACCTTAATTTAGAGGGTAAAGAGCCTTCCGCCCAAGAAGTTGTGGCCAAAATACACGGGGAGCTTGCCAAAGCTTCGGTTGAGCAAATTGTTTTTTGTGGCTATGGCGAACCTACCGTCAAACTGCCCGTTCTTACGGAAATTTGCGATATTTTAAACGCCGAGATGAAAGAGGGTAAAATTGGCAAAAGTATAATACGTTTAAATACCATAGGCCTGGGCAACAAAATTTGGGGCCGTGATATCGTGCCCGATTTACAAGGCAGAATAAAACAGATTTATATAAGCTTAAATTCAAATAAACCCGAACAATGGGCAAAACTTGTGCGTCCCGCAAAAGGCTATGAAGACGGCTTTGAAAGCGTTGTGGGTTTTATTAAAAATTGTATCGGTAAATTTGACAAGGTTGTCGTAAGCACTGTTGAAGGCCTTGGTGTTGATACCCAAGATATGGGTAATTTTGTAAAGGAGCTTGGAGCGGAATTTTACGTCCGCAGTTTTTTAGATGACGAAAACTAA
- the tsaE gene encoding tRNA (adenosine(37)-N6)-threonylcarbamoyltransferase complex ATPase subunit type 1 TsaE: MYKITSNNPQDTRGLAQKIALNLKGGEILFLYGPIGAGKTVFVKALAKALGLKGSPVSASFSLMKEYKGKGKKMYHADLFRLEENEMFNLGFEAMLEDENAIIVVEWPGPMEKLIKSSVIKADFILKEGDAREIIFTASGAKAENFLKTVFG; the protein is encoded by the coding sequence GTGTATAAAATAACTTCTAATAATCCCCAAGATACGCGCGGTTTGGCGCAAAAAATAGCTTTAAACCTTAAAGGCGGGGAAATACTTTTTTTATACGGTCCTATCGGCGCGGGTAAAACAGTTTTTGTTAAAGCGCTGGCAAAGGCGCTCGGTTTAAAAGGCAGTCCGGTAAGCGCCAGTTTTAGTTTGATGAAAGAATATAAGGGCAAAGGCAAAAAAATGTATCACGCCGATTTGTTCAGGCTTGAGGAAAACGAAATGTTTAACCTCGGTTTTGAAGCAATGTTAGAAGACGAAAACGCCATAATAGTTGTTGAGTGGCCGGGGCCTATGGAAAAACTTATAAAATCCTCGGTTATAAAAGCGGATTTCATTTTAAAAGAAGGCGACGCGCGTGAAATAATTTTTACTGCCTCCGGCGCTAAAGCAGAAAATTTTTTAAAAACGGTATTTGGTTAA